The Conchiformibius steedae genome includes the window CAATTTGGAACTGGTAGAGCAACGCTTAATTTTGCTTTCAATTATTGAAGCCAGAGCGACAGGCAAAGGCATTACGCCCAATGATAAGCTGACAATAACCGCCAGTAGTTACATGAACAACTTTGGTACAAATCGCAATACTGCCTATCAAGCCTTAAAAGACGCTTGTAACAATTTATTTGAAAGGCAATTTAGCTTTATTGAAGAAACTGAAAAAGGCAATAAAGTTGTCCGTACTCGGTGGGTTTCTCAAGTGGCTTATTTAGAAAATGAAGCAATAGTGGAATTGATTTTTTCGCCTGCGGTTGCACCACTGATTACTATGCTTGAAAAAACTTCACAAGTTATGAACTAAAGCAAGTTTCTGAGTTAAATAGTAATATGCAGTTAGGCTATATGAAATTATTATTGCTTGGCGTTCTACTGGTAAAACACCTGTGTTCAGTATTGATGAATTACGAGACCGTTTGGGGTATTACCTAACGAATATACAGAACTGAAAATTTAAAAGCCCGAGTTCTTGATGCTGCTGTAAAGAAAATCAATGAAAAAACAGATATTAAAATCAGTTATGAACAGCACAAGCAGGGCAGAAAATTGTGGGTTTTACGTTCACAATCACGCAAAAAGCTTCTCAATCCGAAAGCGCACAGCCTAAAAAAACCAAAACTGCGCCGCAACCCGATTGGTTTGCCGAATTTTCAGAAGAAGAACGCACCGCCATTCAAGAGCGGATAGCCGACCATATTGCCCGATTGGAAGCCAGTGGCGAAATCGTGAGCGACTTCCACCGTCAAAACATCACACAAAAAGCGGTGGCGGAGCGTTGGGGCTTGGACGTTTTAGAGCAAAAGAAAAAGAAAAAACAGAAAGATGATAAGAAAAAAGCAAGCGAGCAGGCTTGGCAGAATATTCCTGACGGTACGCGCTTTCGCAGCACAAAAGACGGTTCAATATGGCGTAAAGACGTTGGCAGCTTGGTAGATGAATACAACCGATTTGTTCCTGAATTTATGATTGTTGATTTTCTTCAATATCTTGAAGAGATTTAAAAGGCAGTAAAAAGCCACTTTTCCTTGGAAGGAAAAGTGGCTTGCGTTTGTGGTTTAGTATGGATTCGGGTTATTCAAATAGTCAAACGGTTGAGCCAGTCTTTCTACTTGCTCGTAGCTTAAACTCCGACCATCGGCAAATTCAAATACATCAACCTTATCACTGTTTGATGCTGAATTGGTCATGCGTGGGTTATTGGCAAAGAGATAGTGGTTTTCAAGGGTAATGCGGTCATCACTGATTTTGGAATCAATAATCAGATTACGCCCTTCATTGACAAACAGCACATCACTCAAACGCAGTCCGTTGATTTTTAATTTATCCTGACCAAAGGATTCTTGAATGGTGTCGTGTCCGTCGCCTAAATTGAAAATGTAGGTGTCGTTACCGAAACCACCGCTCAATTTATCGTTGCCTTTACCACCAATCAGAACATCATCGCCGAAGCCGCCGTCCAGCTTGTCATTGCCGTTACCGCCATTCAGGGTGTCGTTGCCAAAGCCACCTTCCAATGTGTCATGACCATTGCCACCATTTAAGCTGTCATCACCGAAACCACCTTCCAGCGTGTCATTACCGTTGCTGCCACGCAGAATATCGTTACCAAAACTACCGTCTAACGTATCATTGCCACTTCCACCATTCAGGGTATCGTTACCAAAACCGCCGTCCAGCGTATCATCGCCGTTGCCGCCATTCAAGATATCATCGCCAAAACTGCCGTCCAATGTGTCGTTGCCGTTACCACCATTTAGGGTATTATTGCCAAAACCACCTTTCATCACATCGTTTTTGTCCGAACCTTCCAATTTATCATTGCCAAAACTGTCTGTGGTATTGGGTTTGACTGGGGGTGTGGTTGATGCCCCATCTTCAGGTTGTTCGGTGGGTTGTTCAGGTTTTGGATTAATTGGTTTGGGATTAACCTGCAAATTGATGTGGGTGGCAACCGATGCTTGGTTGGTGTCGGTGGCCGTCAATTTCAAATTCAGACTGCCCGCGACATCAGGTGTCCCGCTTAAGGTTTGCGATTGGGCGTTGAAATGCAACCATTGCGGCAGCGCAGAGCCGTCTGCCATTTCCAAACGGTAGCTTAATGTATCGCCTTTATCGCCATCTTTAAACAATTCAGGGAGCTGCAAACGCCAATCTTTGCCAAATTCCAAAGTTTGCGTATCCAAATTGCCCGAAACCGTAGGCGCACGATTGACATTTGCCACATTGATTTGCCAATTCATCACGGGAGAAGACAAACCTTCTTCATCTTGCGCCGACAAAGACAGGTGGTATGTACCCGCCGCATCAAAATCAGGCGCGACACTGACCGAACCGTTTTGCTGATTTAACCAACTTGGCAGTGCAGAACCGTCCGCCATTGCCAAATTGAAATTCAATTGGCTGAATGCCTTATCGTCTTCAAACCAATCGGCAAGCGAAAACACTTGGCTGCCGTTTTCTTGCACAGATGATACGGCAAGCGGATTGGTTTTGAGTTTGGGGGCTTCATTCGGTGGCGGCTCAACTTGGAACGCCCATGTTTGATGATTGCTCAACCCTTCTTTATCCGTTGCTGTGATTTTCAGGCTGATAGAGCCAACATGGTCTTTGGTGGGCGTACCGCTCAAGGTCATGGCACCCGCATTGAAATTCAGCCAAGCAGGTAAGGGCGAACCGTCTGCCAGCGTAACGGTATAGTTCAAACTTTCTTGGTCTTCATCGGCAAACAAATTGTCGCCCAAATGATGAACAAATGCTTGATTGGAAACCGCACTACCTGCATTAACCCGCTCTTTGACTTTAGGTGCTTGGTTTTCTAATTGAATGCCGAATGTGCCATTGGTAAATTGTTCAATCGTGGCAATCTCATTATTGCTGCCATTGAAAATCTGTAAGCTGCCATCTGTTTGTTTTACAGTAATATCTGTACCAAAGTCAGCAGCCCATTTTTGGGTTTCCGCATCAAATTTCCATGACAAACGCCCCAGATTCAAACCATCAACAATCATTTCCCCTTGCTTGTCGGAATCATTGATGATTTGATGCTGGCTTTCGTTTGAAAGCATTTGATAGGTGTCAAAGCCATCGCCACCATACAATTCATTTGTACCTTCGCCACCCGACAAGAAATCATTGCCCGCTCCGCCATAAAGCGTGTCATTGCCTTTGCCGCCATACAGCTTATCGTTCCCGATAATCTGATTATCGCGGTTATCGTCCCCCCACAAGATGTCATGACCGTCATCGCCAAAGAGTTCGTCATTCCCCCTTTGACCGATAATCAAGTCATTTCCTGAACCACCATGCAAGGTATCATCATAAGAAGATTGGGAATTTTCTTCTACAACATGGGTATTGCGGCGAATCAGCGCATTAGTCAGTTCATAATCGCCTTTTTCATCGTTGATTTGAACTTCCCATTGGTGCATGGCATCGTCATGAAGGGAAACCCTTTCCATAATTTTTCTGGTAACAGCACCCTTGTCTTTTACATTATGCTCGACACCAAGACGTGAGCCGGCAATTTCGGTCATTTCAAACCCCATTGCCGTTGGCGAAACCGCAGTTGATGATGAAGTTGCGCCAATATATTTCCATTTGCTGTTGAATTGTACATCGCCATCGCCCACCATCACATCATGTCCTGCTCCGCCAAACATGGTGTCGTTCCCCGAACCGCCTTGTAAAAAGTCATGACCGCGACTGCCGTAAATTTCATCATCGCCCAGATGTCCTACTGCCCAATCGCCTTTTTCATTACTGCTTTTTTTATCAAGATGTTCGTCAATTTCGCCAGTGTGAATGATGTCCTTACCACCCATACCGTCAATCAAATCATGACCTTCCCCACCCACAATCACATCAGTCAAAACATCTGTGTTTTTGTCTCTGGTGCCAGGACTATGATTTGCACCATGCAAAATGTCATGGTCTTTGCCGCCCAAAATAATGTTCCCACCTTTTACGCTGCCATAGATAGTGTCTTTGCCATCGCCACTGTCCACGATAACGGATTTTGCGGAAAAAGGCATCACAATATCGCCACGCTTATTACCGATAACCGCAATGGTTTCATTATCGGCAGGGTTGGGACGGATTTGGAAGCTGTTGATAAGGCCATTGTTTACTTTATAAGTGTGATGAACTGTGTTTTCAATCAAATTAAAGCCAAAGCCGCTCCACAGCATATTGTCAATGTGTTTGGCTGTTGAAAAATAGCCTTTAATCAGCACGGAATCATCATTGTTTTGAATCAATAAGTCCTTATCGTTGCGTGTGGCTGTGATGTGGCCCGCATCTAAAGCTGCCCAACTGTTTTTGCCTGTTTTTTCAAACAGACTGGGGCTTTGGCTTAAACCGTCAAAGACAATTTGCCCGCTCATATCGCTGTCAAAAACCGTGTCCTTGCCCTTGATGTGGTAAACATCATTGCCAAC containing:
- a CDS encoding putative Ig domain-containing protein encodes the protein MSGVATAKAVESAPAEEQKQVLVDIALSEVVSEVASQAAEFGMKSLISAAVGTGLVMVPGPVAAVATLFVGIVAGMYGEDIYELTKDLDKNGRMDFVDRMSTLMFGQDIKPNQIPEVLSRQLANNFKTQKVELSAEMSVQELVAKAKENIAYRYALQELNPFVIDGANYDALNEDGSLNLLNPQNPQQDPQGMSEQYLTDRATMLLLQLKYLQNGLKLGRDLSSYGVEGDWDYLDYGKHPFAGEPDSPLVFSIDGNGISTDDHIIAFGTKGNDTFEGSDESDRFYGGAGDDTFTSSKGDDYMEGGVGNDVYHIKGKDTVFDSDMSGQIVFDGLSQSPSLFEKTGKNSWAALDAGHITATRNDKDLLIQNNDDSVLIKGYFSTAKHIDNMLWSGFGFNLIENTVHHTYKVNNGLINSFQIRPNPADNETIAVIGNKRGDIVMPFSAKSVIVDSGDGKDTIYGSVKGGNIILGGKDHDILHGANHSPGTRDKNTDVLTDVIVGGEGHDLIDGMGGKDIIHTGEIDEHLDKKSSNEKGDWAVGHLGDDEIYGSRGHDFLQGGSGNDTMFGGAGHDVMVGDGDVQFNSKWKYIGATSSSTAVSPTAMGFEMTEIAGSRLGVEHNVKDKGAVTRKIMERVSLHDDAMHQWEVQINDEKGDYELTNALIRRNTHVVEENSQSSYDDTLHGGSGNDLIIGQRGNDELFGDDGHDILWGDDNRDNQIIGNDKLYGGKGNDTLYGGAGNDFLSGGEGTNELYGGDGFDTYQMLSNESQHQIINDSDKQGEMIVDGLNLGRLSWKFDAETQKWAADFGTDITVKQTDGSLQIFNGSNNEIATIEQFTNGTFGIQLENQAPKVKERVNAGSAVSNQAFVHHLGDNLFADEDQESLNYTVTLADGSPLPAWLNFNAGAMTLSGTPTKDHVGSISLKITATDKEGLSNHQTWAFQVEPPPNEAPKLKTNPLAVSSVQENGSQVFSLADWFEDDKAFSQLNFNLAMADGSALPSWLNQQNGSVSVAPDFDAAGTYHLSLSAQDEEGLSSPVMNWQINVANVNRAPTVSGNLDTQTLEFGKDWRLQLPELFKDGDKGDTLSYRLEMADGSALPQWLHFNAQSQTLSGTPDVAGSLNLKLTATDTNQASVATHINLQVNPKPINPKPEQPTEQPEDGASTTPPVKPNTTDSFGNDKLEGSDKNDVMKGGFGNNTLNGGNGNDTLDGSFGDDILNGGNGDDTLDGGFGNDTLNGGSGNDTLDGSFGNDILRGSNGNDTLEGGFGDDSLNGGNGHDTLEGGFGNDTLNGGNGNDKLDGGFGDDVLIGGKGNDKLSGGFGNDTYIFNLGDGHDTIQESFGQDKLKINGLRLSDVLFVNEGRNLIIDSKISDDRITLENHYLFANNPRMTNSASNSDKVDVFEFADGRSLSYEQVERLAQPFDYLNNPNPY
- a CDS encoding RepB family plasmid replication initiator protein, whose protein sequence is MSKNLVVKDNALINASYNLELVEQRLILLSIIEARATGKGITPNDKLTITASSYMNNFGTNRNTAYQALKDACNNLFERQFSFIEETEKGNKVVRTRWVSQVAYLENEAIVELIFSPAVAPLITMLEKTSQVMN